The following DNA comes from Triticum aestivum cultivar Chinese Spring chromosome 3D, IWGSC CS RefSeq v2.1, whole genome shotgun sequence.
TGGCCGCCATGACCGACCTCGACTGGCTCGGTCGTGTGCGCGCACCCAACTACCTACCTGTGCGGCGGCTTCACCCCCTTCGTCGGACGACCCCGAGCCTCCCATTGGTGGCCCTCACACACAGGCGCGCTGACCCTCGCCGGCAATGGCCACcggccgagccgccaagccacgcCGTGACCACGTGCGAACAGGAGTTGACCCTGACAGCGGGTCCAATGGCCCACATATGTCAGGGACAGAGAGGGGGTTATGAGAGAGGGAGACGGGTTTTTTAATATTGGTGGGCTCCACGTCTAAGTCAAAGATGGGATGAGAGAAAGggagttttcttttgtttttcacaGGTAGGTCCCACCTGCTAGTGGGATGTGCACAAGGGGCAAAAAAGTTGAGAAAACGTGAGGaaaacggtcaaaggcctttgacctgaCAGAAACGGCAGGGAGGGGTATTTCTGTAAGGGCacataacggcggaggggcaaatttgagcaaaCTTCGAAATTaagggcaaatctgagtaggtggttcgagttagggacagaaatgcaaatgacCCTTTTTCTATCCAGTCTGAAACACGCTTAAGTGCTTTATCTTTTGTAGACTGGAATTTGCCGGCCTTCATTCGCTCTTCCAGCACGGGTAAACCAAGATTTTTTTCCTCGAAACCATGAGAACCACCAAGATAGACACTTAATCTTCCAGACTACACTTTTTACCAAATAAAATGGAACATTTATCCAGAAATATGTGACCATTCTGAAGTTGGAGGTATCTAAGATCATTTACAAGTTCGAGAAAAAGATATCTTATTTGTAATATTCATACAAATATAAGGTTACTACTTAAGTGTACCGACACAAATTTTTTAAGAGCTTCTAGTCAGAGTGATGGTTGACTGAGTACGATGTAGACGTTGTTGCATGCATATTACTCTACATATTATGTTGTGCACAATGGAACACATAAATCTACTAATTTAGTGAAAACAGATTTATAAGTATGAAAATCACAAAAAGGACACTCTGATGCCATAGCTGAAAATAACTTGTCATATTTTCTGTAACCGGCGGCTCTAAAACTGACTCCCTCACGATGCAAGCCAGCCGAACCGATGCACGCGCCTGTAGCACGCGGGTCGTGCTTCGCCAGCGTAACAAGAATAATGCGATAGAGCCCTCCTAAGTGTTACTGATATGTCCATTGCACTTGCGGCAGAGCAATCGTGTTCTCATCCAACGACTCTGGTGTTCCCTTCGCTCTATGACAGCAACCTGAACTGCTGTATTTAGTGCCTTGAAAAGCATGGTTGCTCCAATCGGTGCTGGACTGGGATGCTGTGAAGCGGGTAAATGCAGCACCAAGAACTTGATGCTGCTCAGAGCTTTTCAGGGGAACTTGTCATCTCTGTGCTGCTTCAGTCACCTCACTGCCCATACTTGTTGGTGATTTTTCATTAATTCTCTATACATCGGTGTACATGTATATTTGTAACAGGAGTGCCAAATTTTGGTTGTGTTAATAGTACAAAATGTGAGTCTTTTTCTTGTGTAAAGTTCTGGTGCATTTGTGTCTTCAGGGTGTGTTTTTGTGATATTCAGTCTAATCCTTGTATCAGGCGTTCAGTTTCATAAAAGCGTTCCTGAGGTTGGTCGGGTGGGGTTGTGACAAAGTTGTTGGCATCAAATAGAGAAGACTGTAATCTGCCTATTGAGCATAATCTATTAAAATACTGGTTTATTCTCTAATGAGCAGACTTCTTTTGTATATATACAAGTATACTTCAAAGCCAAACGACAAGAATGATGGCTAATTTGCTGTGAACACCAGTATCAATCTAACCTGGTATGCTTGTTCCATTGCCGTTCTGGCGGAATGGTGGTGACTTATGTATCATGTCTTCTAAAGAAATACTGGTTTATTGCACCTCTTGATCAATTCAACTGAAGGATGAAGTTGCTGACACTGCCAAGAGGGTATCGTGTATCTGTATTCGCAATTCCACAGTTGGAAGCACCATACAAGCAATTAAAAGGTTATTGTAGTACAAATCAACACAAATAAAGCACAAATTATGATCCTGAATAACTTATACTAGCAGTTAGCACGAACCACCTCATGAATTGGTCACTGTGATATAGTTTCACATTACAAGTCAGAGAGCAAATTTGTACTCCCAGAACTCTCGTCGCGAATAGGGACTCAATCTAGAACTCGATGTATGAAATGCAGACTAATCCCAATCTCAATTACCCACATTGCACCACAGAAGTAACATCAATGGTGTCCAGTATAAACGCACCAGATCAAATAGCAGAAACAGATCAAGTGGTGTTGCTGAATTGGGACACACAATTGTTCAGTCACTGTGGCATTTTTTCACATTGCAAATTAGACTGCAAACAAGTAGTACTACGACTCATCCGGGGCTCCTGGTAAATTATGGCAAATCAACTCATCACCACCTCAATATCGTACCCAACAGAGACCAACCAGCAAGACAAAATCAGAAACACGGCATTAGCAGAGACAAGTTTCATTTCCAACAACACATGCGAATAACTTTGTTCCACGATTCAGTTCGAGCTACAGAGAAAATGGCGAACTAAACAAGTCGGGGTTTCATCAGGCTTCTGGAATCTGCAGGCGGCGACAAAGAGTGACGACCGTCGGCCGGCCGGCCCTAACCGCCGAAGCCGTAGAGGGTGCGGCCCTGACGCTTGAGCGCGTAGACGACGTCCATGGCGGTGACGGTCTTGCGGCGGGCGTGCTCGGTGTAGGTGACGGCGTCGCGGATGAcgttctcgaggaagatcttgagcacgccgcgggtctcctcgtagatgaggccGGAGATGCGCTTCACGCCGCCCCTCCGCGCCAGGCGCCGgatcgccggcttggtgatgccctGGATGTTGTCGCGCAGAACCTTCCTGTGGCGCTTGGCGCCGCCCTTGCCGAGACCCTTGCCTCCCTTGCCGCGCCCGGACATGGCTGACGGTCTCAAGCTGCGAGCGGATGTGGAATCGGAGGAACGGTGGTGGCTCGTGCTGAGTGCTGTGATTTGCAGGGTGGGGCGAAGGGCGTCTTAAAGGGGGCGAGAGGTTGGAGGAGGCATCTGCCTGCCGTTGGATGCGGCTGGAGTGGACGGTCGAGATGGCGATCTGGGTGAGAGATGCCGCGGATCAGTGACATGGCCGAAAGCTTGGAGCGGTGGATTGGCGGGCTGGGTCAGAGCTGTGGCGGCAGCTCGAAATTTTGGGCTGTGGGCGGTGGCCGGGTGTCGTCTTCTGAAGATTCTTCATGTGGGAGAATAAAAAAAAAAACAATTCAACTTGATATACTTGCTCCATTGCTGTAGCATGTCCTCCAATGACAGATTATTACTTTTTTTTGGCGCAAAAGAAATTTTTTTTCGAGATGgaagcaaaagatttgcctcatccattaaataagaagAGACAAGAGAGTTTTACAAGACATCCCACAAAACGGCATGATAATTACTCACACAAAATAACATTCCCTAGTTTCTTGGCGCCAGTTGTGATCCATAATTTGGCCTCGTCGATAATGAGTGTAAGTAGAATAGGCGGTGGGGCATATTTTTGGCGGAAAACCCTAGCGTTCCGCTCGTTCCAAACAATCCATGGAGATAAGCATGGTGAGGGATGCCATGGCATGCCAGTTTGAAGTTTGTCAGTCTGATTGTCCCACCATTGATTGACGTGAGGCAAACCAAGCTTGTCGATGATTGCGCAAAAGATTATTACTCCTTCATCCGAACTGTTTCGGAGATCCGAAGATAATCTACAGGAAACTTGCTCGAATGCAGTGACTGGTATACTCATTTTTCAGAGCTTACTGGAGTTCACTTTTGTAGGATTCAAGCATTCAGATAACACGTTACAATGCTTAAATATAATAGCTTAGCGGTCAGGTAATTGGTGCTAGAAGCACTTCCAGCACTGATGTACTGTTTGTGTAACTGGTAGTTGTAGATACACAAAGCTGAACTGAACGAGCTTATTAACATGACATCCCCGAGTCCATCTCGTGCTTATCAGAGGCAACCAACCAGAATACTGATTTCATACTTGGACACGGTATCATTTAAGCTACAAGATCGAAGCTGGCTACAACTGGCAGGTCATTTCACATGTTTGAGATAGCACACATCTTCTCTTTACACTCCTGATTGCGTCCAATGTTTCAGGATACTCTACCCAAGCAATGGCCAATCCACTCTGCAGTTTCGACAGTGGCAGAACCAGGAACAGCATGAGATACAAAATGTTCTGGTGCGCTATTTCGGAATTGTGGGTGATGCAACCAATAATGTTCCAGGCACGATGTGGAAGCCTGCAGCCTTTTCTGAACCTGTAAAATCTGAAGACAAGACACCAAGTAACTTGGACTATCAGTATGTTTGCAGTTCAGAGCATTGTTCATAGACTTGCGCTTGCGGGATTGCAGTATAATTAGGCAAAGTAGGGGTGGTTTCAACAGAATACGTATGTGCACTGAAGACTGAACATCAAACATACCGCTACTGTTATGCAACTGGTCAGTAGACGGAACTGAAGTCGAGCATATTAGCGGCTCGTTCGTTCGGGTTCAGATGCAACAAGCCTGATTGCTTATTGCAAAAATTGACAATCAAATGATTCAGAGCGGCTTAAATAGGCAAGAAATTTGATAAGCTAATCCAACATTTGGTGCAATCACATTCAAGAGGGCTCACATGCAGGGAGAATCAGGCATTCAAACGCACATGTACGAGAACCGGAAccaacattttcattttcattgctGATGGCAACAAGAAGGTACCATCAGATTAGGCATAACACATCCACCATGACAGGAACAACCTAACAGGGATCTAACAGGACGCACATACATTTCCACCAATGAACAGGGATCTGGCACGACGCATGGATATGGATTGCAGCAGCAGCCTAGGCCCTCTCGCCACGGATGCGGCGGGCGAGCtggatgtccttgggcatgatgGTGACGCGCTTGGCGTGGATGGCGCAGAGGTTGGTGTCCTCGAAGAGGCCCACGAGGTAGGCCTCGGCGGCCTCCTGCAGGGCGGAGACGGCGGAGGACTGGAAGCGGAGGTCGGTCTTGAAGTCCTGGGCGATCTCCCGGACGAGGCGCTGGAAGGGGAGCTTGCGGATGAGCAGCTCCGTGCTCTTCTGGTACTTGCGGATCTCACGGAGCGCGACGGTGCCGGGGCGGAAGCGGTGGGGCTTCTTCACGCCGCCGGTGGCCGGGGCCGACTTGCGGGCGGCCTTGGTCGCCAGCTGCTTCCTCGGCGCCTTGCCGCCGGTGGACTTCCTCGCCGTCTGCTTGGTGCGGGCCATGTCGTCGATGCGCGGGGATGTTGAGGAGGTTCTGGTGCTTGGGGGTTGGGAAGAttggagtgaggaggaagaaggggaggaggcggcgTTAAATAGGAGGGAGCACCGAGCGAGCGAGCGGGTGGGTTTTGGTTTTTCGGGAGGGGACGAGAGGCATGTACTTGCCGTTGGATGCGGATGGAGTGGACGGTCGAGATGGCGATCTGGGGGAAGAATGCCGCGGATCGGTGACATGGCCGAAAGCTTGGGCCGGTGGATTGGCGGGCTGGGTCAGAGCTGTGGCGGCAGCTCGAAATTTTTGGGCTGTGGGCGGGACCGGGTGTTTGTTCAGAACTGTTGTGCCGTGTTCTTGAGATTGTTCACGTGGGAGGGTAATTGGTGCTAGAAGTTTAACTGAACGAGCACCTGCAGCCAGGGACGAttctaagagcatcttcagccgcgcctTCAACAAAGTCTCCCAGACGACTTTTCGGTCACCGGCATCAAAAAATCGGCTCAATCGCGCCCTCAAGGGCTTAATTtttgccggctcgggccgaaatttgCGCCGGCGGACCCAACTCGAACCCGGCGTGCCCGGGACGCTCGGGGGCgctgggcgaatcgtttttggcgcgaaagagccgcgggccctccttgccagcgactcgtctcgcttctcgccgcttcgtcgtccttatcgcctcgtttcccgcggcgaatcaacgCCAAAGCTGCCGcgtgctgccgcgccggtcagcctccgccattgatgcctcacgggcggcgcaatgAAGGCGTGACGACGCGCGTCCCCGCGCATGCCACGCGTAGACGCGGCGGCCACGCGTGCGCGCGACgcctccgacgaggacgccctacggtgggcgcgcgacgactacctccgcgacgagatggtccggcagcgccgggccctggaggagatagccgcccgcaaacgtgggcgcgaggacgagcacggcgtcgtgatcctcgacagcgatgacgacgaggacgcCGCCGGACTGTCCAACAAGCCGCGCCAACCAGGGGAGggctgcagcagggacggcggccacggcggaggcgacgacgacgacgccggcggcgactacacgcggttctacagcctcctcggcatgtagaactgcaaggACGGCGGGCGacgaggagcggcgagggagacggcgaggaGCAAACTAgtagcattttttttcttttttgtaaaatattttaaatatgaacGAACTCGTCGGAGTTTGGTTTAATTTGCGCCGTGCTTGTGAGTTTTCAAAAAAGCGTGagcgccgcgactggggggcatcttGCGACGAGGGGGGCGCGAGACCACCCCCCAAAAGGATCGAGTCGTCCCTCGATAGCGATAAGCGATTCCCGAATTTTTCTGCTTGCGTCCATGTACGTAACCTGCTTTGCCCCCCCTATCCTCAGCCCATGTATTAGTACAGCCCATTAGATCTTTTTTTGGGGTGCAGCCCATTCGATATGGAGCACTAAAATGCCAAGCAGGCCATCGTGGAAAACAAAAGGCCCTGTTAGTCCTTGTACAATGAGAGATGCTTAGGGAGGTgcttaaaaaaataaaccgagtttttctgaagcaccggtgcctgtTTCTACAGGAGAGATGCTTAAGCGTCTCTCCTGTACAAATAGGCATCGGTGCTTAAAGAaagtctggtttatttctctaagcacctcccctaagcatctcccattgtacaaggccttagttGTTAGTTACAGCACGAATCCACATCGCTAGAGGTAGTCCGTTCGTTTCCAGAGCCGCCGCCAGCTGCTGAGATCGAGACTTCCCAGCTGGCCGCTCCGATCAGATCTCTCCATCGCGTCGCGCCACCATCGAGAAGCAGAGAAGGGTAGGGTGCGCGGGGACAGGGTAGCGCCGTTGCGCCGATCCACAGACATGTTGCCGGTTCCCCGTTGCCCATTGACGGCGGCCCGGACACACGGGCGGCAACAATACAAGAGGAAAAGGTAATCTGTTTTCACATCAGATTGGTTCATGCCTTTAAAAACTATAGAACTATAATCGTACAAACTATAAGCATTAATCGTCAATTATAacattttcatttatttatttgtgCTTGTGTAGACATGAAGAGAAAAAAAGGCAAATCCATTCATAAATTATTCAAGCCAGTTGGTTCAAGCTCTCAACCATCGGAACATGATGCTACAGTACAATCTAGTGAAATGAAGCAGCCTAATCCTAGCTAAGGCTAAAGACTTCCATTGATGCTATGAGGTAAGTAAGAATTATTTATTTTTCGAACATTTATAATTTCTTAATACATGATATCTAACAATTATTTTCTGTTGATTGCATCAGGTGGTTAATTTTCCAAGCATGCCCCTTTAGAGGAAATGGTGAATATGATGATTCCAAGAACCAAGGTAATATCCCAAGCATAATTTAATTGATATGCAAGCTCCTAATAAAAATGTCATTAATAAAATTTGGCGAATCTACATCTCTTGTGTAGTTGTCTTTCTATTAGTGGTCAGATTTGCTCTTTTTTCTCTTATCACTGTAATAGGACTGGTTAATCCTACTCAGAAATTAGTGGAAAGAGTGTTAACCTAAAAAAAATCTCTAGTGTCGTTGTCTTCGCCCCCCCCTATGGTCAAATCCTGGCTCCGTCCCTGCTTGCAGCACTGATGTACTGTATTGTTTGTGTAACTGGTAGTGGTAGATACACGAAGCTGAACTGAACgagcttagagcaactccaacgcgccgacccaaatggacgctCGTTTTATCCGATTTTTATCTGTTCGGGTCGGCCAAACGGACGTTTGTGTCCATATTTTCATTTGGGTCGGTAGGTGCGTCCAACAGATGACAGACCCAAATCCGCGACCGGTCATACTAAAAAAAATCATACACACATGGGCGAAAAATATGCATAATTAAACATAAATGGCTggccaaagtccacttaaacatTAATAAAACTAAAAGAAGTACGCATCGTCAGCACGCTGCCCTAGgcggcgtcctcctcctcctctccgggacCGGTGAGGTCGATGAACGTCGGCACCGACCCAGCCCAAGGGAAGGTGGTCTCCCACGCGGCACGCCGGATTGCTTGTTGCATAAATTGACAGTCGAATGATAATTTAAGCTCAAAATTAGAGCGGCTTAAATAGGCAAGAAATTTGATAGTAATCTAATCCAGCATTTGGTACAATCACATTAAGAGGAAAGGCAAAGGCACGTAGATGAGAACAAGAACCAACATTTTCATTTCCGTTGCTGATGGCAACAAGAAGGTACCATCAGATTAGGCATAACACATCCACCATGACAGGAACAACGTAACAGGGATCTAACACGATGCATGTGGGTTGCAAGCCTAGGCCCTCTCGCCACGGATGCGGCAGGCGAGCTAGATGTCCTTAGGCATGATGGTGACGCGCTTTGGCGTGGATGGCGCAGAGGTTGGTGTCCTCGAAGAGGCCCATGAGGCAGGCCTCGGCGGCCTCCTGCAGGGTGGAGACGACAGAGGATTGGAAGCGGAGGTCGGTTTTGAAGTCCTGGGCAAAGAAGTATCACAGGGGACCCACCAGTTgcccacaaggcaacagggcgcggcCACCCCCTCTTGGGGAACATTggatgggaaacaaaaaaattcatacgctcaCCAAGacccaatctaggagatgaccatctacgaggggagagattggatctacatacccttgtagatcgctaagcggaagcgttaagaaacgcggttgatgtagtcgaatgtcttcgtgatccaatcacgatccgtcccgcgaattcccgatccaagtgccgaacggacggcacctccgcgttcaacacacgtacggcttgatgacaccttcacctcctcgatccagcaagcGATGGTGAAGTAGCCCGAGTCCTCCGGCATCACGAcagcgtggtggcggtggtggtggcggaatctcagcagatcttcgctaagcactacggagaggaagagggatgcgagggagaggagaggcagtgTCGTGGCGTGGAGATGTGctcttggggtgcggctgccctctctctacctctctatttatagggggatggaggagggtgtggcgcccctagggtttcccctagggggcggcagccagggcagatgggatctcccctaaggtgacttgccccccaagccgggaggtgggaagccctaggggaatgcccccaaccctcctggttacgtgagatggggtgaggggggcgctcagccccttagtgggctggcttgccccctccccttggcccatggggccccccaacacttgtcggggcccgtgaaacccctttcggtgatgttggtcatcacccggtacccctaGAACAAttttggactccaatacccttcgtccaatatgttgatcttcatctccggaccatttcggagttcctcgtcacctCTGGGATCTCATCCtgggctccgaacaaccttcggtaaccaccataatgactcaactatacttatatcgtcaccaaacgttaagtgtgtagaccctgcgggttcgagaactatgcagacatgaccgagacacctctacggtcaataaccaatagcgggacctagatgcccatattggttctcacatattctacgaagatttatcggtcgaaccttgatgtcaaggattcagctaatctatgtagttccctttgtctatcggtatgttacttgcccgagattcgatcgtcggtatctccatacctagttcaatctagttactggcaagtctctttactcattctgtaatacaagatctcatggctaactcattagtcacattgcttgcaagctcattgtgatactgtattaccgagtgggccctgagatacctctctgtcatacggagtgacaaatcccagtcttgatctatgccaactcaacatacaccctcggagatacttgtagagcacctttatagtcacctagttatgttgcgatgtttggtacacacaaggtactcctccggtgtcagtgagttgcatgatctcatggtcataggaacatatacttgacatgcagaaaacgatagcattaaacttgacacgatcatatgctacgttcatagtttgggtcttgtccatcacatcattctcctaatgatgtgatcccgtcatcaaatgacaactcatgtctatgactaggaaaccatagccatctttgatcaacgagctagtctggtagaggctcactagggacatgtagttgtctatgtacccacacatgtatttgagtttccaatcaatacaattatagcatggataataaatgattatcatgaacaaggaaatataataataaccactttatattgcctctagggcatatttccaacagtctcccacttgcactagagtcaacaatctagcattacatggtaatgaatctaacacccatagagttcaggtgttgatcatgctttgcccgtggaagaggtttagtcaacggatctgcaacattcagatccgtatgtatcttgcaaatgtttatgtcttcctccttgacatAATTGTGGATGGAATTAAAGCGTCGCTTTATGtgtctggtcctcttgtgaaaccttggttccttggctagagcaatggcaccagtgttgtcacaaaacaTAGTCATTGGGTCCAGTGCATTGGGCACAACTCCAAGATCTATCATAAACTActtcatccagacaccttcctTCGCTGCCTCtgaggcagctatgtactcctcttcacatgtagaatcagcaaccatgctctgcttggaactgcaccagcttaccgtCCACTGTTCAGAacatatacgtatccggtttgagacttagagtcatccggatcagtgtcaaagcttgcatcgacgtaaccctttacgacgagctcttgatcacctccataaacgagaaacatttccttagtccttttcaggt
Coding sequences within:
- the LOC123077767 gene encoding histone H4, which codes for MSGRGKGGKGLGKGGAKRHRKVLRDNIQGITKPAIRRLARRGGVKRISGLIYEETRGVLKIFLENVIRDAVTYTEHARRKTVTAMDVVYALKRQGRTLYGFGG
- the LOC123077766 gene encoding histone H3.2; translation: MARTKQTARKSTGGKAPRKQLATKAARKSAPATGGVKKPHRFRPGTVALREIRKYQKSTELLIRKLPFQRLVREIAQDFKTDLRFQSSAVSALQEAAEAYLVGLFEDTNLCAIHAKRVTIMPKDIQLARRIRGERA